One window from the genome of Alnus glutinosa chromosome 13, dhAlnGlut1.1, whole genome shotgun sequence encodes:
- the LOC133853961 gene encoding receptor-like protein 56, whose protein sequence is METCFAKNVIFVWVLAFIALSPLACVKAGCTKEQTRALLEIKNATNSSYLAGWDGRDCCEAKGIICDGITGRVLSIYLKGHYYDSSRSTWYPNVTLFTLFDELEVLSLGSMHIGGRLEGFCELKRLKYLKFLNLDNNILEGVIPSCLGMIGNLEGLYLSNNNLSGNLSPSIFSNQSKIQVFDVSVNQLNGVLPFSTFANASSLQYLLLWNNRFHGNLPPSIFSKQNKIQWFDVSGNQLDGVLSFSTFANVSSLRYLDLSRNQFRGNLPPSIFSKQNKIQWFDVSDNQLDGVLSFSTFANVSSLRYLDLSRNQFRGNLPPSIFSKQNKIQWFDVSDNQLDGVLSFSTFANASSLKILDLSSNYNLEIETESPSWVPTFQLNYLNLANCSLNKKNGHVFPSFITTQVALESLNLSHNLVQGSIPCQLLFNTSIEGLSLRSNKIDGSLFLGCFANRTSSLRFFDMSDNNVKGSLPENIGHLLPNLSHVDMSSNALEGIIPWSFGNLSFEALDLSNNKLSGTIPQSLTRNGTLLVYLNLSNNTLEGEMLPRDANMTSLECLQLGGNQFQGMISPAISNSPSLVILDIRNNNLSGNIPKWLYDHPRLVQVLLSGNRFEGHLLRRMCQMESLQVFDISDNHISGGIPSCLDNIILWKKSSSSSNGSNSFMEKGPLFSLAHPAKLEPKFEIKTDLRVKREVQAYKGIPLSMMTIIDMSSNQLTGNIPFEMGELSQLRSLNLSNNFLTGPIPSSFQNLKNMESLDLSHNKLSGRIPSEFVEMTSLSVFSVAYNNLSGRVPFERQFSTFESQCYDGNPDLCGDPLPRNCSTTNQLEPGHEEEKEETRIIDSPLFFYAFVAVSYAFGFWVFFGILIIKKNWRHIYFRAVDRIIESCFEMLYR, encoded by the exons ATGGAGACTTGTTTTgctaaaaatgtcatttttgtttgggttttggcTTTCATCGCTTTATCCCCTTTGGCTTGTGTTAAAGCTGGATGCACCAAAGAACAGACGAGAGCTCTCTTGGAGATCAAAAACGCCACAAATTCTTCTTACCTTGCGGGCTGGGACGGAAGGGATTGTTGTGAAGCGAAAGGAATCATTTGTGATGGTATTACTGGACGAGTTCTCTCAATATATTTGAAAGGGCACTACTACGATTCATCAAGAAGTACATGGTATCCAAATGTAACCTTGTTCACCTTATTTGATGAACTGGAAGTACTCTCACTTGGTAGCATGCATATTGGAGGAAGGCTTGAAG GTTTTTGTGAACTGAAGCGATTAAAATATCTCAAGTTTTTGAATCTTGATAATAATATATTGGAAGGTGTTATCCCCTCTTGTCTTGGGATGATTGGAAACCTTGAAGGACTTTATCTATCAAATAATAATCTTTCTGGTAATCTATCTCCATCAATATTCTCCAATCAAAGCAAGATTCAGGTGTTCGATGTTTCGGTCAATCAATTAAATGGGGTTTTACCATTTTCTACTTTTGCCAATGCTTCAAGTCTCCAATACCTTCTTCTTTGGAATAATCGCTTTCATGGTAATCTACCTCCATCAATATTCTCCAAACAAAACAAGATTCAGTGGTTTGATGTTTCGGGCAATCAATTAGATggggttttatcattttctactttTGCCAATGTTTCAAGTCTCCGGTACCTTGATCTTTCAAGGAATCAATTTCGTGGTAATCTACCTCCATCAATATTCTCCAAACAAAACAAGATTCAATGGTTTGATGTTTCGGACAATCAATTAGATggggttttatcattttctactttTGCCAATGTTTCAAGTCTCCGGTACCTTGATCTTTCAAGGAATCAATTTCGTGGTAATCTACCTCCATCAATATTCTCCAAACAAAACAAGATTCAATGGTTTGATGTTTCGGACAATCAATTAGATggggttttatcattttctactttTGCCAATGCTTCAAGTCTCAAAATACTTGATCTTTCAAGCAACTACAATTTGGAAATTGAAACTGAATCTCCCTCATGGGTTCCAACCTTTCAGCTAAATTATCTGAACTTGGCGAATTGTAGCCTCAACAAAAAGAATGGTCACGTTTTCCCAAGCTTTATCACCACCCAAGTTGCCTTGGAATCGCTAAACTTGTCTCACAACTTAGTACAGGGAAGCATACCTTGTCAGTTGCTATTCAACACGAGTATCGAAGGTTTATCGTTGAGAAGTAACAAAATTGATGGTTCACTTTTTCTTGGTTGCTTTGCTAATCGAACTTCATCACTTCGATTCTTCGACATGTCAGATAATAATGTCAAAGGTTCTCTTCCCGAAAATATTGGACATCTTCTTCCAAACTTATCACATGTTGACATGTCCTCAAATGCATTAGAGGGCATTATTCCTTGGTCTTTTGGTAATCTATCTTTTGAAGCATTAGACCTTTCTAATAACAAGCTCTCAGGGACTATACCGCAAAGTTTGACTAGAAATGGCACCCTACTGGTATATCTAAATCTATCAAACAATACATTGGAAGGAGAAATGCTCCCAAGGGACGCCAACATGACAAGCTTGGAGTGCTTGCAACTCGGCGGCAATCAATTTCAAGGAATGATCTCACCCGCAATATCAAACAGCCCCTCTCTGGTAATCCTAGATATTCGAAACAATAACTTGTCTGGTAATATTCCAAAGTGGTTGTATGATCATCCTCGCTTGGTGCAAGTTCTTTTAAGTGGAAATCGCTTTGAAGGTCACCTACTCCGAAGAATGTGTCAAATGGAAAGTTTGCAAGTTTTCGATATCTCTGATAATCATATTTCGGGAGGTATTCCCTCCTGCCTTGATAACATTATATTATGGAAGAAGAGTTCTTCAAGCTCTAATGGCTCAAACTCTTTCATGGAAAAGGGTCCACTGTTTTCCCTGGCACATCCAGCGAAACTAGAGCCTAAATTCGAAATTAAAACggacttgcgagtaaaacgcgAGGTACAAGCTTACAAAGGTATCCCACTCTCAATGATGACTATAATTGACATGTCATCAAACCAATTGACAGGTAACATTCCTTTTGAAATGGGAGAATTGTCGCAGCTTCGGTCCTTGAACTTGTCGAATAATTTTCTAACTGGCCCGATTCCAAGTTCTTTTCAAAACTTGAAAAACATGGAGAGCTTGGATCTTTCCCACAACAAATTGAGTGGGAGAATCCCTTCTGAATTTGTTGAAATGACTTCTCTATCAGTATTTAGTGTTGCCTATAACAATCTTTCTGGAAGAGTCCCATTTGAGCGGCAGTTCTCAACTTTCGAGTCGCAATGCTATGATGGAAATCCAGATCTATGTGGAGACCCTTTGCCGAGAAACTGCTCAACTACAAACCAACTTGAACCTGGAcatgaggaagaaaaggaagagactAGAATAATCGATAGCCCTTTATTCTTCTATGCATTTGTTGCTGTCTCTTATGCATTcggattttgggttttctttgggaTCCTAATCATTAAGAAGAATTGGAGGCATATCTATTTTAGAGCTGTTGATAGAATTATTGAGTCATGTTTTGAAATGCTCTATCGGTGA